Proteins found in one Triticum aestivum cultivar Chinese Spring chromosome 4D, IWGSC CS RefSeq v2.1, whole genome shotgun sequence genomic segment:
- the LOC123096183 gene encoding shewanella-like protein phosphatase 2, whose product MAPASPDVPACAGLPAAVSAFADAFVDFSVSGIFFPTNPPPPPPPAPTTFLPSPSRLVAIGDLHGDLPKSLTALRLAGLLPSANSPGSSASSTSWSAGPTLAVQLGDILDRGGDELRLLYFLRRLSISAAAQGGALLPILGNHEVMNVSGDFRFVTPQGLQEFSGWAGWYRAGLAIKRRCGGLEQPKNPFLGVPKAFPGIKREFWDGIRSRLAALRPDGPIARRFLADLPTVLVVGDSVFVHGGLLEANVEYGLERINAEVSDWIRGERGDNARAPEYVCGRDAVVWLRRFSEGFNCDCQRLQGILGMIPGAKRMVMGHTIQSEGINAVCGAQAVRVDVGLSRGCGNGLPEVLEINGGGSDVRVITTDPTEAWQYRKQKPEKSATALEKKGEVKDGLALLVRESHVLKGVEAKA is encoded by the coding sequence ATGGCCCCCGCATCTCCCGACGTCCCCGCTTGCGCCGgcctccccgccgccgtctccgccttcGCCGACGCCTTCGTCGACTTCTCCGTCTCCGGCATCTTCTTCCCCAccaacccgcctcctcctccgccccctgCGCCCACCACCTTCCTCCCCTCCCCATCCCGCCTCGTCGCCATCGGCGACCTCCACGGCGACCTCCCCAAGTCCCTCACCGCCCTCCGCCTCGCCGGCCTCCTGCCTTCCGCCAACAGCCCCGGCTCCAGCGCCAGCTCCACCTCCTGGTCCGCCGGCCCCACCCTCGCCGTCCAGCTCGGCGACATCCTGGatcgcggcggcgacgagctccgcctcCTCTACTTCCTCCGTCGCCTCAGCATCTCCGCCGCCGCGCAGGGCGGCGCGCTCCTCCCCATCCTCGGCAATCACGAGGTCATGAACGTGTCCGGCGACTTTCGCTTCGTCACGCCGCAGGGCCTGCAGGAGTTCTCCGGCTGGGCCGGCTGGTACCGGGCTGGCCTCGCCATTAAGCGCCGCTGTGGCGGGCTCGAGCAGCCCAAGAACCCCTTCCTCGGCGTCCCCAAGGCCTTCCCCGGCATCAAGCGGGAGTTTTGGGACGGCATCCGATCCCGCCTCGCCGCGCTCCGCCCGGACGGCCCCATCGCGCGGAGGTTCTTGGCTGATCTGCCCACCGTCCTGGTAGTCGGCGACTCGGTGTTCGTCCATGGTGGCCTTCTTGAGGCCAATGTCGAGTATGGCCTGGAGCGGATCAATGCGGAGGTCAGCGACTGGATCCGGGGTGAGCGCGGAGACAATGCCAGGGCGCCAGAGTATGTGTGCGGCCGAGACGCTGTAGTGTGGCTCAGGAGGTTCTCTGAAGGCTTCAATTGCGACTGCCAGAGGCTTCAGGGCATTCTTGGGATGATCCCTGGAGCAAAGAGGATGGTAATGGGGCACACGATACAGAGTGAGGGAATCAATGCAGTTTGTGGGGCACAGGCCGTCAGGGTGGATGTTGGTTTGTCGAGGGGGTGTGGTAATGGGCTGCCGGAGGTGCTCGAGATCAATGGTGGTGGATCAGATGTGAGGGTGATCACAACAGATCCAACAGAGGCCTGGCAGTACCGGAAGCAGAAGCCGGAGAAATCTGCCACGGCATTGGAGAAGAAAGGGGAGGTAAAGGATGGACTTGCATTGTTGGTAAGGGAGAGCCATGTATTGAAAGGTGTAGAAGCTAAGGCTTAG